In Fusarium oxysporum Fo47 chromosome XII, complete sequence, one DNA window encodes the following:
- a CDS encoding Alpha/Beta hydrolase protein, whose amino-acid sequence MKYLIFSLILSASFFGATKAQNLPPALPFSTGFNSSFSLSPPQIKDANLSETVASSVNTVINFHQSSLANGGPKQDDFYNLADKPANLRPGQVLKVQEVTDPAPFSIAPGSSLSRILYMTRNFNGTIIPASAYILWPFLPRQFDEKSSGKAPAVLWAHGTSGYFIDSAPSAHRGLYYENAVPLSLAQEGYAVVAPDYAGLGVDKSWDGTDIPHQYFAAPAGAQDTLFAMEAALEAFSNRLSGKFAIMGHSQGGGIAWGAAEALAKGKDTSGRRAFTDLVKGYVGTISMAPVTKPLTTPRLFSSYSASVALSSIFLDFMPSQWLTPLGVARQKLMNQIGGSVAAGQQLFFTEPQSAFEKSDWYNSSYHAAAFEKLGIVGNKPFAGPLLVIQGSEDFFIATSTTNETVANTANLYPNSSLSYMYVDKFGHTPIISGVRGLWMAWLEDRFQGKKHQKGLERTYVNGWLGDDKHFFGSNGYLQWSGAPEYTYQNPGAV is encoded by the coding sequence ATGAAATATTTAATCTTCTCGCTAATCCTTTCGGCATCATTCTTTGGAGCCACTAAAGCCCAGAACCTTCCCCCAGCTttgccattctcaacagGCTTCAACTCCTCATTCTCGCTCTCTCCACCCCAGATCAAAGACGCCAACCTTTCAGAAACGGTAGCAAGCAGTGTCAATACTGTCATCAACTTTCATCAATCTAGTCTAGCGAATGGTGGTCCAAAGCAAGATGACTTCTACAATCTTGCTGACAAACCGGCCAATCTTCGACCTGGCCAAGTTCTCAAGGTGCAAGAAGTAACGGACCCAGCACCATTCTCAATTGCACCGGGCTCTTCCCTCAGCAGAATTCTTTATATGACGCGCAACTTTAACGGGACGATTATTCCTGCCAGTGCATATATCCTCTGGCCGTTTCTGCCTCGTCAATTCGATGAGAAGTCTAGTGGCAAAGCACCGGCTGTTCTCTGGGCCCATGGAACATCTGGCTATTTCATTGACTCTGCCCCATCGGCTCACCGAGGTCTCTACTACGAGAACGCGGTCCCATTGTCACTCGCACAAGAAGGCTATGCAGTTGTTGCGCCAGACTATGCGGGTCTTGGTGTAGACAAGTCGTGGGACGGAACTGATATTCCGCATCAGTACTTTGCTGCACCTGCTGGTGCACAAGACACTCTCTTTGCGATGGAAGCTGCCCTCGAGGCATTCAGCAACCGCCTTAGTGGGAAGTTCGCAATCATGGGCCATAGTCAAGGCGGCGGCATCGCCTGGGGTGCAGCGGAGGCACTAGCCAAAGGAAAAGATACCAGTGGAAGGAGGGCGTTCACGGACCTTGTGAAGGGTTATGTCGGCACTATCTCAATGGCACCCGTCACAAAGCCGTTGACTACTCCTCGACTTTTCAGCAGCTACAGTGCGTCTGTGGCGTTGTCAAGCATCTTCCTTGACTTCATGCCAAGTCAATGGTTAACGCCACTGGGAGTTGCTAGGCAAAAGCTGATGAATCAGATCGGGGGAAGCGTTGCAGCTGGACAGCAGCTATTTTTCACTGAACCACAGAGTGCATTTGAAAAGTCGGACTGGTACAACTCTTCGTATCACGCTGCTGCTTTTGAAAAGCTCGGGATTGTCGGTAACAAGCCATTCGCAGGTCCTCTTTTGGTGATCCAAGGCTCCGAGGATTTCTTCATTGCTACTTCGACTACCAATGAAACTGTCGCCAATACCGCCAATTTGTATCCTAATAGCTCATTGAGTTACATGTATGTCGATAAGTTTGGCCATACCCCCATCATCTCAGGTGTCCGAGGCCTCTGGATGGCGTGGCTAGAGGATAGGTTCCAAGGcaagaaacaccaaaaagGACTTGAGAGAACATATGTCAATGGATGGCTAGGAGATGACAAGCATTTCTTTGGAAGTAATGGTTATCTCCAATGGAGTGGAGCTCCAGAATATACCTATCAGAACCCTGGTGCAGTCTAG
- a CDS encoding cytochrome P450, with amino-acid sequence MLSRLIELSERAPKDFTLALGFSILSALYLLRRWLLPKPIPGIPYNENAVKSFMGDIPEFRDAPNRREWWAQQPARHQSPIVQVFMRPFGAPWVFVADYFEASDICMRRLKEFDRSDVTWEQFNGVVPGHHITLKSSDPKFKKNKELIRDLMAPTFLQQASAPEIHDKFGSLLKLWDRKLDLSGGRPFDIAQDIHNSALDIILGASFGIDSGDGQVSRQLEELKARTVSGGQDDLFEFEDVPIDEEQSCFTTIADSVGLSMRSPLPTIHHFLYRNLSSEMRRARAGRDRLRDREIAKSIERRESGQPQRCALDNMLAREDVIAEKEGRKPNYRSQTIMSELMGYLVAGHETTSAVLRWGMKYLTANQRVQSLLREAIRNAHPEAVKQNRVPTTEEILKAHIPYLDAVIEEMLRHSRVAPVTLRQATADTQILGRFIPKGTTVGFLGNGPGVMMPSIPVNQEKRSEAVLAHMERTQLFDEEDLAQFVPERWLTTTVNGEGEEETVFDPQKRPSQAFGLGPRGCFGKKLAYIEIRIFLTLFFWMFKLETIKPELATDDEMLALTRSPKNVYVKLAKVQR; translated from the exons ATGTTGTCACGTCTTATTGAGCTATCGGAGCGCGCTCCAAAAGACTTCACCTTAGCCTTAGGCTTCTCAATCCTCAGTGCGCTGTACCTCCTCCGACGCTGGCTTCTTCCAAAGCCAATCCCAGGTATCCCATATAACGAAAATGCAGTCAAGTCCTTCATGGGCGACATCCCCGAGTTCAGAGATGCTCCTAATCGTCGAGAATGGTGGGCGCAGCAACCTGCGAGACATCAATCGCCAATCGTTCAGGTCTTCATGAGACCTTTCGGCGCACCATGGGTTTTTGTAGCGGATTACTTTGAGGCCTCGGATATTTGTATGCGTCGATTGAAGGAGTTCGACCGAAGTGATGTGACATGGGAGCAGTTCAACGGTGTTGTACCGGGTCATCATATCACGCTGAAATCCTCGGATCCAaagttcaagaagaacaaggagtTGATTCGTGATTTGATGGCACCGACTTTTCTTCAGCAG GCTTCGGCTCCGGAGATCCACGACAAGTTCGGTAGTCTTCTCAAGCTTTGGGATCGTAAACTAGACTTATCAGGCGGCCGGCCATTCGACATAGCTCAGGACATCCACAACTCAGCACTCGATATTATCCTCGGTGCCTCCTTTGGCATTGACTCTGGAGACGGGCAAGTTAGCAGGCAGctcgaagagctcaaggCGAGAACCGTATCAGGTGGACAAGATGACCTCTTCGAGTTCGAGGACGTTCCTATCGACGAAGAACAGAGCTGCTTCACTACTATTGCAGACAGTGTCGGTCTGTCCATGAGATCGCCTCTTCCCACTATCCATCACTTCCTCTACCGTAATCTCTCGTCAGAGATGCGAAGGGCAAGAGCGGGACGTGATAGATTGAGGGATCGTGAGATTGCCAAGAGCATTGAACGAAGAGAATCGGGACAACCTCAACGCTGTGCACTGGATAATATGCTTGCTAGAGAGGATGTCATCGCTGAGAAAGAAGGACGCAAGCCCAATTATCGAAGTCAAACGATTATGAGCGAG CTGATGGGCTACTTGGTAGCTGGACATGAGACGACATCAGCTGTTCTGCGATGGGGCATGAAGTACCTGACTGCCAACCAGCGCGTACAATCACTTCTCCGTGAAGCTATCCGAAACGCACATCCAGAAGCAGTAAAGCAAAACAGGGTTCCAACGACGGAGGAGATTCTTAAAGCTCATATCCCATACCTCGACGCTGTCATAGAAGAGATGCTAAGGCACTCACGCGTCGCCCCAGTCACCCTTCGCCAAGCCACCGCTGATACCCAGATCCTCGGTCGATTCATCCCGAAAGGAACGACAGTTGGCTTCCTCGGCAACGGCCCCGGTGTCATGATGCCCAGCATCCCAGTCAACCAGGAAAAGAGATCTGAGGCTGTTTTAGCACATATGGAAAGAACTCAACTttttgatgaagaagacctTGCACAATTCGTTCCCGAAAGGTGGCTTACGACCACTGTTAATGGGGAAGGTGAGGAAGAGACGGTGTTTGATCCGCAGAAGAGACCGTCTCAAGCATTTGGACTTGGACCTCGTGGCTGTTTCGGTAAGAAATTGGCATATATCGAGATAAGGATATTTCTCACGCTGTTCTTCTGGATGTTCAAGTTGGAGACGATTAAGCCTGAGCTAGCGACCGACGATGAGATGCTCGCGTTAACGAGGTCGCCGAAGAACGTGTACGTCAAACTGGCAAAGGTTCAACGTTAA
- a CDS encoding glycoside hydrolase superfamily produces the protein MWSTKLLCLALQVTSSFSLPAEIPPPSRTGKGIWKDAYSKAQQFVDRLTLEEKVNVTRGFAADNVCAGNTGTIPRLGWPGLCLHDAGNGVRATDFVNSYPSALHVGASWDKNLTYQRGYYMGKEFKAKGVNVLLGPNVGPLGRTPLGGRNWEGFSVDPYLTGQLSAESIIGHQDAGVIANVKHFIANEQETFRRPYFGIEAVSSNIDDKTLHEYYLWPFVDSVRAGVASVMCSYNRVNGTYACENSKLMNELLKTELEFEGFVLLDWNAQHNLESANAGLDMVMPMGGFWGENLTMAVENGTVKEARVTDMATRILAAWYLVGQDIDFPTPGIGMKNLSLPHEQVEARIPESRPTLLEGAIAGHVLVKNENNTLPFAQKPKMISVFGYDATVAKTKNTDNLFQLGYTSSPEMGQAVLGTEEHFDQAAKGGTIVSGGRAAANSPPYISDPLSAIQQRAAKDGSWVNWDLSSSNPDVNGATDVCLVFINAMATEGWDRDGLHDDFSDALILNVASQCANTVVTIHAAGIRLVDQWIEHPNITATIIAHLPGQDNGEALVKLLYGEADFSGKLPYTLAKNESDYTPYKPCGLEEGSKDPQCDFTEGVYLDYRSFDDRDVAPRFEFGYGLSYTEFEYSDLVVKVPETSASATDDDLWSTFATVQATVSNIGKRDGEEITQLYVAIPNSPPKQLRGFEKVKISKGESAEIPFELTRRDLSVWDVVKQDWTLQSGNYTIFVGSSSRALPLTESFTI, from the exons ATGTGGTCGACTAAACTCTTGTGTCTTGCGCTGCAAGTCACATCTTCGTTCTCTCTCCCCGCTGAGATTCCGCCTCCATCGC GAACTGGCAAAGGAATTTGGAAAGATGCATACTCGAAAGCGCAGCAATTTGTGGATCGATTGACGCTTGAGGAAAAAGTTAATGTTACACGTGGTTTTGCGGCTGATAATGTTTGCGCTGGAAACACGGGTACGATCCCGCGCCTTGGATGGCCGGGTTTGTGTCTCCATGATGCGGGTAATGGAGTGAGAGCGACGGATTTTGTGAACTCGTATCCTTCTGCTTTGCATGTTGGGGCGAGTTGGGATAAGAATTTGACGTATCAGCGGGGGTATTATATGGGGAAGGAGTTCAAGGCCAAGGGAG TGAATGTTCTCCTTGGACCAAATGTTGGACCGCTGGGAAGAACACCGCTTGGTGGACGAAACTGGGAGGGTTTCTCAGTTGATCCGTACCTAACCGGCCAACTCAGCGCAGAGTCCATTATCGGCCACCAAGACGCCGGAGTTATCGCCAATGTCAAA CACTTCATCGCAAACGAGCAAGAAACATTCCGCCGTCCCTACTTTGGCATTGAAGCAGTATCCTCCAACATCGACGACAAGACCCTCCACGAATACTACCTCTGGCCGTTCGTCGACTCAGTAAGAGCAGGCGTCGCATCGGTAATGTGTTCATACAATCGAGTCAACGGAACATATGCCTGTGAGAACAGCAAGCTCATGaatgagcttctcaagactGAGCTTGAGTTTGAGGGGTTTGTGTTGCTGGATTGGAATGCGCAGCATAATCTTGAGAGTGCGAATGCGGGATTGGATATGGTCATGCCGATGGGGGGATTCTGGGGGGAGAATTTGACGATGGCTGTTGAGAATGGGACTGTTAAGGAGGCTAGGGTTACGGATATGGCTACAAG GATTTTGGCCGCGTGGTATCTCGTCGGTCAAGACATTGACTTTCCAACTCCCGGCATCGGAATGAAGAAcctctctcttcctcatgAACAAGTCGAAGCGCGCATCCCCGAATCACGACCAACTTTGCTCGAGGGCGCTATCGCAGGGCACGTACTCGTCAAGAACGAGAACAACACCCTCCCTTTTGCTCAAAAGCCCAAGATGATCTCTGTCTTTGGGTATGATGCCACCGTCGCCAAGACGAAGAACACAGATAATCTTTTTCAGCTGGGATACACGTCTTCGCCAGAGATGGGACAGGCTGTTCTTGGGACTGAAGAGCACTTTGATCAAGCGGCCAAGGGAGGGACTATTGTTTCGGGTGGTAGGGCAGCTGCTAATTCGCCGCCTTACATTAGCGAT CCCCTCAGCGCAATCCAACAAAGAGCTGCAAAAGACGGAAGCTGGGTGAATTGGGATCTTTCATCCTCCAACCCCGACGTGAACGGCGCAACTGATGTCTGTctcgtcttcatcaacgccatgGCAACAGAAGGCTGGGATCGCGATGGTCTCCACGACGATTTTAGCGACGCCCTGATCCTCAACGTCGCGTCGCAATGCGCCAACACGGTTGTTACAATCCACGCAGCAGGAATTCGTCTTGTTGATCAGTGGATCGAACATCCTAACATCACCGCGACTATAATCGCTCATCTTCCCGGCCAAGATAATGGCGAGGCGCTCGTAAAGCTTCTTTATGGTGAGGCAGATTTCTCAGGAAAGTTGCCGTATACGTTGGCGAAGAACGAGAGTGATTATACTCCTTACAAGCCCTGTGGGCTGGAGGAGGGGAGTAAGGATCCGCAGTGCGACTTTACTGAAGGAGTGTATTTGGACTACCGCTCTTTTGACGATCGGGATGTTGCGCCGAGATTTGAGTTTGGGTATGGGCTTAGCTACACTGAGTTCGAGTACTCTGACTTGGTAGTCAAGGTTCCTGAGACAAGTGCTTCAGCTACCGATGACGATCTCTGGAGTACTTTTGCCACTGTTCAAGCTACCGTCTCCAACATTGGAAAACGAGATGGCGAGGAGATTACTCAACTGTATGTTGCTATTCCGAATAGTCCACCCAAGCAACTCCGAGGTTTTGAAAAGGTCAAGATCAGCAAAGGAGAATCTGCTGAGATTCCATTCGAGCTCACAAGGCGTGATCTCAGCGTTTGGGACGTCGTCAAGCAGGATTGGACTCTTCAATCAGGCAACTACACCATTTTCGTCGGCTCCAGCAGCCGCGCCCTCCCCCTAACAGAATCCTTCACCATA
- a CDS encoding major facilitator superfamily domain-containing protein has translation MASDREDKINVPAQDPDVKMGETLSLQGSMQVAEEGVDNHYRGKKVLRRIDLCLMPLLLVSYTLQFLDKQSLNFASIMGIIDDLDLVGSRYSWCSSAFYFGYLAFSYPASWLMVRLPLGKYLAGSSLAWAIILCCHAAVQTFPGLLVARFFLGVAEASISPGFSLITGMWYKREEQPFRHGIWFLGNAIATSFGGLLAYGIAHIGGALAAWRWLFIIFGLITLVWAIVLAIFLPDTPDNARFLDQQQRIDAVDRIRSNQTGMKNNSFKWEQVREVIKDPNVLLLMVFQIAFSIPNGAHTTFSSLVMAGFGFSRFQVYLLNMPMGAILAFFALGSTYLCSRFSGYRTIIGACLSLISLAGSLLVRYGPNQGSQLFGLWIFVAFAAGFPISLSMVASNVAGFTKKSVASAMMFMAYTTGNIIGPFLFFPREAPEYSSGFLATSICFGISTVTMIVLRFVLIAENKRRDKLQQTSSGLRDETEHLEISDVTDRKNLNFRYVY, from the exons ATGGCTTCAGATAGAGAAGACAAGATCAACGTCCCGGCTCAGGACCCTGATGTGAAGATGGGTGAGACGTTGAGCCTTCAGGGGTCGATGCAGGTTGCGGAAGAGGGTGTTGATAACCACTATAGAGGAAAGAAGGTTCTGAGAAGGATTGATCTTTG TCTTatgcctcttcttcttgtatcATACACACTGCAGTTCCTTGACAAACAGTCGCTCAACTTTGCTTCTATCATGGGCATCATCGACGACTTG GACCTCGTTGGATCAAGATACAGCTGGTGCAGCAGTGCCTTCTACTTCGGCTACCTCGCCTTCAGCTACCCagcatcatggctgatggTCCGTCTGCCTCTAGGCAAATATCTCGCTGGATCAAG TCTCGCCTGGGCCATCATCCTCTGCTGCCACGCCGCAGTCCAAACCTTCCCCGGTCTTCTCGTCGCTCGTTTCTTCCTTGGTGTAGCAGAAGCTTCCATCTCGCCTGGTTTCTCCCTCATCACTGGAATGTGGTACAAGCGAGAAGAACAGCCTTTCCGACACGGTATTTGGTTCTTGGGTAATGCCATCGCCACTTCATTTGGAGGTCTGTTGGCATATGGTATCGCTCATATTGGCGGTGCCCTTGCGGCTTGGAGA tggctcttcatcatcttcggtCTCATCACCCTCGTCTGGGCCATCGTCCtagccatcttcctcccCGATACCCCCGACAACGCGCGCTTCCTCGATCAACAACAGCGCATCGATGCCGTCGATCGTATTCGAAGTAACCAAACAGGCATGAAGAACAACAGCTTCAAGTGGGAGCAAGTCCGCGAAGTCATCAAGGACCCCAATGTCCTCCTGTTGATGGTCTTTCAAATTGCTTTCAGCATCCCCAACGGTGCTCATACCACT TTCAGCAGTCTTGTCATGGCAGGCTTCGGCTTCAGTCGTTTCCAGGTCTACCTTCTCAACATGCCCATGGGTGCTATCCTTGCTTTCTTCGCCCTCGGCTCAACATACCTTTGCAGTCGTTTCAGCGGCTACAGAACCATTATTGGCGCATGCCTCAGCTTGATCAG TTTGGCTGGCTCGCTTCTTGTTCGTTACGGTCCCAACCAAGGAAGCCAGCTCTTCGGCCTGTGGATCTTTGTCGCGTTCGCTGCTGGCTTCCCCATTTCTTTGTCCATGGTCGCTTCCAATGTCGCTGGCTTTACCAAGAAGAGTGTTGCCTCCGCGATGATGTTTATGGCATACACTACTGGTAACATCATCGGCCCTTTTCTGTTCTTTCCCCGCGAAGCCCCCGAATACTCG AGCGGTTTCTTGGCGACTTCAATCTGCTTCGGCATTTCGACCGTTACCATGATTGTTCTCCGATTCGTGTTGATCGCTGAGAACAAGCGACGTGACAAGCTCCAGCAGACCAGCTCTGGTCTCCGAGATGAGACGGAGCATCTTGAGATCTCGGATGTTACTGACAGGAAGAACCTGAACTTCCGTTATGTTTACTAA